The Candidatus Atribacteria bacterium nucleotide sequence CTTTTAACATAAAAATTATCCATTCTTCCCATTTATTGTGTTCAGTAACTTCTGCGAATAAGCGATAATATTCGGTTTTATGTTCTAAAATATATTTTGATAAATATAGTATAGGCAAATCTAAAAGATTTTTATGGCACAAGAACAATACATTTAAAATCCTTCCAGTACGTCCATTCCCATCTGAAAAAGGATGGATACTCTCAAATTGATAATGCAATAAAGCCATTTTAATTAATGGATCAATGGAGTTACTGTTTTCGTACTCTATCCAATTTTTTATTTTATTTATTAAAACCTTTCCAGGCTCAGGCGGAGAGTAAACCCTAATCAAACCATTGTCAATCCATACCTGGTTTTTTCTTATCCCTTCTTTAT carries:
- a CDS encoding Fic family protein, whose protein sequence is KEGIRKNQVWIDNGLIRVYSPPEPGKVLINKIKNWIEYENSNSIDPLIKMALLHYQFESIHPFSDGNGRTGRILNVLFLCHKNLLDLPILYLSKYILEHKTEYYRLFAEVTEHNKWEEWIIFMLKAVDETAKFTLAKVNSIYDLFKETQEIVKGKASDIYSYELVELLFQQPYCKISFLVEHKIASRNTASKYLNRLVNLGILERKEEGRVVIYLNKRLYQVLLKS